From Phreatobacter oligotrophus, a single genomic window includes:
- a CDS encoding HlyC/CorC family transporter yields the protein MDELAINPWLALGLIFACLLLSAFFSSAETAMSAASKARMLALEGAGDRRAGIVSRLLDTRERLIGAMLVGNNVVNVGVSAFATTLFVSVLGAEGVIYATAIMSVLIIVFAEVLPKTVAITRPEQTALVFARPVALVVALFGPVLIAVEAIVRGVLRLFGMRIKENQNVLTGAEELRGTVDLMHKEGSFEKLDRDMLGGLLDLRDLTVEDVMVHRTKMVSIDAGDAPEKIVRDVLAAPYTRIPLWRDTPENIIGVLHGKDLLRALAAVGGDLAKIDPSSLALPAWFVPDSTSLQDQLKAFLRRKTHFAFVVDEYGEVMGLVTLEDIIEEIVGDIKDEHDVQVTGVRPQADGSVNVDGAVPIRDLNRAMDWRLPDEEATTVAGLVIHEARSIPETGQTFTFHGFRIQVLRRQRNRITAIKITPLDRVN from the coding sequence ATGGACGAGCTTGCGATCAATCCCTGGCTGGCGCTGGGCCTCATCTTCGCCTGTCTGCTGCTCTCCGCCTTCTTCTCCAGCGCCGAGACGGCGATGTCCGCCGCCTCCAAGGCGCGGATGCTGGCGCTCGAGGGGGCCGGCGACCGGCGTGCCGGCATCGTCAGCCGCCTGCTCGACACGCGCGAGCGGCTGATCGGCGCCATGCTGGTCGGCAACAATGTCGTCAATGTCGGCGTCTCCGCCTTCGCCACCACGCTCTTCGTCTCGGTGCTGGGCGCGGAGGGCGTCATCTACGCCACCGCGATCATGTCGGTGCTGATCATCGTCTTCGCCGAGGTGCTGCCGAAGACGGTGGCCATCACCCGTCCGGAACAGACCGCCCTGGTCTTTGCCCGCCCGGTCGCGCTGGTGGTCGCCCTGTTCGGGCCCGTGCTCATCGCCGTCGAGGCCATCGTCCGCGGGGTGCTGCGCCTCTTCGGGATGCGCATCAAGGAGAACCAGAACGTCCTCACCGGCGCGGAGGAGCTGCGCGGCACGGTCGACCTCATGCACAAGGAAGGCTCCTTCGAGAAGCTCGACCGCGACATGCTCGGCGGCCTTCTCGACCTGCGTGACCTGACCGTCGAGGACGTCATGGTCCATCGCACCAAGATGGTGTCCATCGATGCCGGCGACGCGCCCGAGAAGATCGTCCGCGACGTGCTCGCCGCGCCCTACACCCGCATCCCGCTCTGGCGCGACACGCCGGAGAACATCATCGGCGTGCTGCACGGCAAGGACCTGCTGCGGGCGCTGGCCGCCGTCGGCGGGGACCTCGCCAAGATCGATCCGTCGAGCCTCGCCCTGCCGGCCTGGTTCGTGCCGGATTCGACCAGCCTGCAGGACCAGCTCAAGGCCTTCCTGCGCCGCAAGACGCATTTCGCCTTCGTGGTCGACGAATATGGGGAGGTGATGGGCCTCGTGACCCTCGAGGACATCATCGAGGAGATCGTCGGCGACATCAAGGACGAGCACGATGTGCAGGTGACCGGCGTCCGGCCGCAGGCCGACGGCTCGGTCAATGTCGATGGCGCGGTCCCTATCCGCGATCTCAACCGCGCCATGGACTGGCGCCTGCCCGACGAGGAGGCCACCACCGTGGCGGGCCTCGTCATCCATGAGGCCAGGTCCATCCCCGAGACGGGGCAGACCTTCACCTTCCATGGTTTCCGCATCCAGGTGCTCAGACGGCAGCGAAACCGGATTACGGCGATCAAGATTACGCCGCTTGATCGCGTGAATTGA
- the leuD gene encoding 3-isopropylmalate dehydratase small subunit: protein MQKFTVLTGVAAPMRTINVDTDMIIPKQYLKTIKRTGLGKGLFSEMRFRDDGSENPDFVLNKPAYRNAQILVAGDNFGCGSSREHAPWALLDFGIRCVISTSFADIFYNNCFKNGILPIKVSPEELEKLFEDADRGSNATLTVDLEAQEIRGPDGGTIKFDIDAFRKHCLMNGLDDIGLTMVKEKSIDSFEKTVSTARPWL from the coding sequence ATGCAGAAGTTCACCGTGCTGACCGGCGTCGCAGCCCCGATGCGCACGATCAATGTCGACACCGACATGATCATTCCGAAGCAGTACCTGAAGACCATCAAGCGCACCGGCCTCGGCAAGGGCCTGTTCTCCGAGATGCGCTTTCGCGACGACGGTTCGGAGAACCCGGATTTCGTGCTGAACAAGCCGGCCTATCGCAATGCCCAGATCCTCGTGGCGGGCGACAATTTCGGCTGCGGCTCCTCGCGCGAGCACGCCCCCTGGGCGCTGCTGGATTTCGGCATCCGCTGCGTGATCTCCACCAGCTTCGCCGACATTTTCTACAACAACTGCTTCAAGAACGGCATTCTGCCCATCAAGGTGAGCCCGGAAGAGCTGGAGAAGCTGTTCGAGGACGCCGACCGCGGCTCCAACGCCACGCTGACCGTGGACCTCGAGGCGCAGGAGATCCGCGGCCCCGACGGCGGCACGATCAAGTTCGACATCGACGCCTTCCGCAAGCACTGTCTGATGAACGGCCTCGACGACATCGGCCTGACCATGGTCAAGGAGAAGTCGATCGACAGCTTCGAGAAGACCGTCTCCACCGCCCGCCCCTGGCTCTGA
- a CDS encoding GNAT family N-acetyltransferase produces MIAEYIASPRGIACHVAERDGAILGFQALEWTDPGWAGANPLPADWALVATFVAIEGQGTGIGRRLFEATRQAAKASGVVMIDATIRRENAGGLAYYSRQGFVDYWSDDTVIAKRRTP; encoded by the coding sequence ATGATTGCCGAATACATCGCGTCGCCGCGTGGCATTGCCTGCCATGTCGCCGAGCGGGACGGCGCCATCCTTGGCTTCCAGGCGCTGGAATGGACCGATCCCGGCTGGGCCGGCGCCAATCCTCTTCCCGCCGACTGGGCGCTGGTTGCCACCTTCGTCGCCATCGAGGGGCAGGGCACCGGCATCGGCCGGCGGCTGTTCGAGGCGACGCGCCAGGCGGCGAAGGCTTCCGGCGTGGTCATGATCGACGCAACCATCCGTCGCGAGAATGCCGGCGGCCTCGCCTACTACAGCCGCCAGGGGTTCGTGGACTACTGGTCCGACGACACCGTGATCGCCAAGCGGCGGACACCCTGA
- a CDS encoding methylglyoxal synthase: MAQDGLIALIAHDQKKPDMLAWARRHHGVLQRLPLVATGTTGSLLKADMPDLDILLMKSGPLGGDQQIGALIVEGRIALLVFLVDPLSPHPHDVDVKALTRLAVVYDVPMACNLATADRLVVGL, encoded by the coding sequence ATGGCCCAAGACGGACTGATCGCACTGATCGCCCACGACCAGAAGAAGCCGGACATGCTGGCCTGGGCCCGCCGCCACCATGGCGTGCTCCAGCGCCTGCCGCTGGTTGCCACCGGTACCACCGGCTCGCTGCTCAAGGCCGACATGCCCGACCTCGACATCCTGCTGATGAAGAGCGGCCCGCTCGGCGGCGACCAGCAGATCGGCGCGCTCATCGTCGAGGGGCGGATCGCCCTTCTGGTCTTCCTCGTCGACCCGCTCTCGCCCCATCCCCACGACGTTGACGTCAAGGCGTTGACGCGGCTCGCCGTGGTCTATGACGTGCCCATGGCCTGCAATCTGGCCACCGCCGACCGGCTGGTGGTGGGGCTCTAG
- a CDS encoding shikimate kinase has protein sequence MVGEVTSTAPAVIDVKRLRDALGARTIVLVGLMGAGKSTIGKRLAARLNLPFVDADTEIEKAADLTIPEIFARHGEAYFRAGEVRVVARILESGPQILATGGGAYMNPETRARIAERGISVWLKADLDVLMKRVRRRNDRPLLKSDDPEAVLRRLMDERYPVYAEASVTVMSREAAHDEIVDDVLRALTSHLLPSDERAQP, from the coding sequence ATGGTGGGTGAGGTAACCTCGACGGCTCCGGCCGTGATCGACGTGAAGCGGCTGCGCGACGCGCTGGGCGCGCGCACCATCGTGCTCGTCGGTCTGATGGGCGCCGGCAAGTCGACCATCGGCAAGCGCCTCGCGGCCAGGCTCAACCTGCCCTTCGTCGATGCCGACACCGAGATCGAGAAGGCCGCCGACCTCACCATTCCCGAGATCTTCGCCCGCCACGGCGAGGCCTATTTCCGCGCCGGCGAGGTCCGCGTCGTCGCCCGCATCCTCGAGTCGGGGCCGCAGATCCTCGCCACCGGAGGCGGGGCCTACATGAACCCGGAGACCCGCGCCCGCATCGCCGAGCGCGGCATCTCCGTCTGGCTCAAGGCCGATCTCGACGTGCTGATGAAGCGGGTGCGCCGCCGCAACGACCGCCCGCTGCTCAAGTCCGACGATCCCGAGGCGGTGCTGCGCCGCCTCATGGACGAGCGCTATCCCGTTTATGCCGAGGCATCCGTCACGGTCATGTCCCGCGAGGCGGCGCATGACGAGATCGTCGACGACGTGCTGCGCGCTCTGACCAGCCACCTCCTGCCGTCCGACGAGCGAGCCCAGCCGTGA
- the aroB gene encoding 3-dehydroquinate synthase, producing the protein MSIDAPETTRVPVALGDRSYDILIGSGLIASAGATLAARFPGRAVAIVTDATVGDLHAPALEAGLTAAGLRHHRITVPAGEATKRFAMLEEVVDQVLAHRLERGDLVLALGGGVVGDLAGFAAAIVRRGMGFVQMPTSLLAQVDSSVGGKTGINSRHGKNLVGAFYQPGLVLADTDVLDTLSTREFRAGYAEVAKYGLIDDPGFFSWLEANWRGVFQGGKDRVHAIATSCRAKAAVVARDETETGDRALLNLGHTFGHALEAATRYDGTRLVHGEAVAIGMCQAFRFSAKLGLCSSDAAERMTAHLKTVGLPTELAHVPGGVGDVDGLMAAIGQDKKVARGKLTFILARGIGESFIAKDVDPAAVRAFLAEDLARG; encoded by the coding sequence GTGAGCATCGACGCCCCCGAGACCACCCGCGTCCCCGTGGCGCTGGGCGATCGCTCCTACGACATCCTGATCGGCTCCGGCCTCATCGCCTCGGCCGGCGCCACGCTTGCCGCGCGCTTCCCCGGTCGCGCCGTCGCCATCGTCACCGACGCGACGGTGGGTGATCTCCACGCTCCGGCGCTGGAGGCGGGGCTGACCGCGGCGGGCCTGCGCCATCACCGCATCACCGTGCCGGCCGGCGAGGCCACCAAGCGCTTCGCCATGCTGGAGGAGGTGGTCGACCAGGTCCTCGCCCATCGCCTTGAGCGAGGCGACCTCGTCCTGGCCCTCGGCGGCGGCGTCGTCGGCGACCTCGCCGGCTTCGCGGCGGCCATCGTCCGCCGCGGCATGGGCTTCGTGCAGATGCCGACCTCGCTGCTGGCGCAGGTCGACAGCTCGGTCGGCGGCAAGACCGGCATCAATTCCCGCCACGGCAAGAACCTCGTCGGCGCCTTCTACCAGCCGGGCCTGGTGCTCGCCGACACCGACGTGCTCGACACGCTCTCCACCCGCGAGTTCCGCGCCGGCTATGCCGAGGTGGCGAAGTACGGCCTCATCGACGATCCCGGCTTCTTCTCCTGGCTGGAGGCGAACTGGCGCGGCGTCTTCCAGGGCGGCAAGGATCGCGTCCATGCCATCGCAACCTCCTGCCGCGCCAAGGCGGCCGTCGTCGCCCGCGACGAGACCGAGACCGGCGACCGCGCCCTGCTCAATCTCGGCCACACCTTCGGCCATGCGCTGGAGGCCGCCACGCGCTACGACGGCACCCGCCTCGTCCATGGCGAGGCGGTGGCCATCGGCATGTGCCAGGCCTTCCGCTTCTCGGCGAAGCTTGGCCTCTGCTCGTCTGACGCGGCGGAGCGCATGACCGCGCATCTGAAAACCGTCGGCCTGCCGACCGAGCTCGCCCATGTGCCGGGCGGCGTCGGCGATGTCGACGGCCTCATGGCCGCGATCGGTCAGGACAAGAAGGTGGCGCGCGGCAAGCTCACCTTCATCCTCGCCCGCGGCATCGGCGAGAGCTTCATCGCGAAGGACGTTGATCCCGCCGCCGTGCGCGCCTTCCTTGCCGAGGACCTCGCGAGAGGCTGA
- a CDS encoding sensor histidine kinase, protein MTIESPARPSHGFGRRLTLALTLLASIAVVQGGAALWAIGQVERHLLRGRVAADIKQGFTDLRSDKQQLRTWLAQQQFGAGAGSTPRDALLERMGIVLADLKGLAAQAVRLDDSPAARQRQAERAEALRVLEGSLAQLGRGLASLNPVPPGTDPAGAWRLANDLFDRAEGRDLRLLLAESIEREDTALREKRADTDAALALLSRSWIGSTAALVLVALVLAAYFTRALRGPLRGLAEGAAALRRGDLSHRIPAGGTDEFADVGRSMNAMAAELAEHRRMETEARSALEEQVAVRTAELRAALDAQSDAEARRRQLFADISHELRTPTTAIRGEAQVALRGADKPIEDYRGSLRRIEDASRHLSLAIDDLLTMARSDIDALSLRRVPLDLVAILDDLLSSGEAIARAGGVSLDHAPWPAVLPVIGDADRLRQLLLAVLDNAVRYSRPGQAVRLEAVRVDGEVPRVEIRIRDEGIGIAAEDLPRVFDRSHRAPNAISHRADGSGLGLPIARVLARGHGGEITLASVAGRGTTATVTLPLAVEGTTVSA, encoded by the coding sequence ATGACGATCGAGTCTCCGGCCCGGCCCTCCCATGGTTTCGGACGTCGCCTGACGCTGGCGCTGACCCTGCTGGCCTCGATCGCCGTGGTGCAGGGTGGCGCGGCCCTCTGGGCGATCGGCCAGGTCGAGCGCCATTTGCTGCGCGGACGCGTCGCCGCCGACATCAAGCAGGGCTTCACCGACCTGCGCTCGGACAAGCAGCAGCTGCGCACCTGGCTGGCCCAGCAGCAATTCGGCGCCGGCGCCGGCTCCACCCCGCGCGATGCCCTGCTGGAACGGATGGGGATCGTCCTCGCCGACCTCAAGGGCCTCGCCGCCCAGGCGGTCCGGCTCGATGACAGTCCCGCGGCCCGGCAACGCCAGGCCGAGCGCGCCGAGGCGCTGCGGGTGCTGGAGGGCAGTCTCGCCCAGCTCGGCCGCGGCCTCGCCAGCCTCAACCCGGTGCCGCCGGGCACCGATCCCGCCGGGGCCTGGCGCCTCGCCAACGATCTCTTCGACCGCGCCGAGGGCCGCGATCTCCGCCTCCTTCTTGCGGAGAGCATCGAGCGGGAGGACACGGCGCTGCGCGAGAAGCGGGCCGACACTGATGCTGCGCTCGCCTTGCTCAGCCGGTCCTGGATCGGATCGACCGCGGCGCTCGTTCTCGTGGCGCTGGTTCTGGCCGCCTATTTCACGCGGGCGCTGCGCGGCCCCCTGCGCGGTCTGGCCGAAGGCGCGGCGGCCTTGCGGCGGGGCGATCTCTCCCACCGCATTCCCGCCGGCGGGACGGATGAATTCGCCGATGTCGGCCGCAGCATGAACGCGATGGCGGCGGAGCTGGCGGAGCACCGGCGCATGGAAACCGAGGCCCGTTCGGCTCTGGAGGAGCAGGTGGCCGTGCGGACCGCCGAACTGCGCGCCGCACTCGATGCCCAGAGCGATGCGGAGGCGCGCCGCCGGCAGCTCTTCGCCGATATCAGCCACGAACTGCGCACCCCGACCACCGCCATCCGTGGCGAGGCGCAGGTGGCGCTACGCGGCGCGGACAAGCCGATCGAGGACTATCGCGGCTCGCTGCGGCGGATCGAGGATGCCTCCCGCCATCTCAGTCTCGCCATCGATGACCTCCTCACCATGGCGCGCAGCGATATCGACGCCCTGTCCTTGCGGCGGGTGCCGCTCGATCTCGTGGCGATCCTCGACGACCTCCTGTCCAGCGGCGAGGCCATCGCCCGGGCTGGCGGCGTGAGCCTCGACCATGCGCCCTGGCCTGCGGTCCTGCCGGTGATCGGCGATGCCGACCGGCTCAGGCAATTGCTGCTCGCCGTGCTCGACAATGCCGTTCGCTATTCGCGCCCCGGCCAGGCCGTGCGGCTGGAGGCGGTGCGGGTGGACGGCGAGGTGCCGCGGGTGGAGATCCGCATCCGCGACGAGGGGATCGGCATCGCCGCCGAGGACCTGCCGCGGGTCTTCGACCGCAGCCACCGGGCTCCGAACGCCATCAGCCATCGTGCCGATGGCAGCGGTCTCGGCCTGCCGATCGCGCGCGTCCTCGCCCGCGGCCATGGCGGCGAGATCACCCTGGCGAGCGTCGCCGGTCGCGGCACCACGGCCACGGTGACCCTGCCGCTGGCAGTCGAGGGAACGACGGTGTCGGCATGA
- a CDS encoding BolA family protein: MSVRDTITEKLTAAFTPAALEVIDESHHHQGHGGWREGGETHFRVKMVSAAFAGKSRVDRHRAVNQVLDAELKGRVHALALETKAPGE, translated from the coding sequence ATGAGCGTTCGCGACACGATCACCGAGAAGCTGACCGCCGCCTTCACGCCGGCCGCGCTGGAGGTGATCGACGAGAGCCACCATCACCAGGGCCACGGCGGCTGGCGCGAGGGCGGCGAGACGCATTTCCGGGTGAAGATGGTCTCGGCGGCCTTTGCCGGGAAATCGCGGGTGGACCGCCACCGCGCCGTCAACCAGGTGCTCGACGCCGAGCTCAAGGGCCGGGTTCACGCGCTGGCGCTGGAGACCAAGGCGCCGGGGGAGTGA